In Gammaproteobacteria bacterium, a genomic segment contains:
- a CDS encoding ferredoxin-type protein NapG translates to KVSDGAAPGTPVFEARRVACEMCDDIPCVRACPTGALDPELEDIKDATMGVAVLVDPENCLNLQGLRCDVCYRNCPVAGKAITLEAHHNRRTGRHAVFVPTVNAEACTGCGKCEQTCVLEEAAIKVLPLRLARGQLGKHYRFGWKTKEAENGA, encoded by the coding sequence AAGGTTTCAGATGGCGCGGCTCCCGGCACGCCCGTATTTGAAGCGCGTCGTGTGGCGTGCGAAATGTGCGACGACATTCCCTGCGTTCGCGCATGCCCGACGGGGGCGCTGGATCCAGAACTTGAGGACATCAAGGATGCGACGATGGGTGTTGCCGTCCTAGTCGATCCGGAAAATTGCTTGAACTTGCAAGGGTTGCGCTGCGACGTCTGCTATCGCAATTGCCCCGTGGCTGGGAAAGCCATCACGCTTGAGGCACATCACAATCGGCGAACGGGTCGGCATGCCGTCTTCGTGCCTACCGTCAATGCCGAAGCCTGTACTGGGTGCGGCAAGTGTGAGCAGACCTGCGTTTTGGAGGAAGCAGCGATCAAAGTGCTCCCGCTGCGGCTGGCCAGAGGTCAGCTTGGCAAACACTATCGGTTCGGGTGGAAAACTAAGGAGGCCGAAAATGGCGCGTAG
- the napH gene encoding quinol dehydrogenase ferredoxin subunit NapH, with the protein MARRVGALAQQKYGFWRTHGLLMARRLVQASVICAFWLGPWTGYWLLRGNLSGSLLLDTVPMTDLFLFLQSLAAGHWPETNFVLGAVVVLSVYALLGGRVFCGWVCPVNAVTDAARWLRQRLGIRSHWRVSRTARHWLFWACLLSALLSGQMVWEYWNPVSMWQRALTAGTLSGVSFVTLVFLLDLAAGQGTWCGHLCPHGQAYAAVGVLPLGYYVRASRRQHCDDCMDCYQVCPEAQLLKQALKGEHARIESAQCTRCARCAEICHQRVFQLEYRFLSH; encoded by the coding sequence ATGGCGCGTAGGGTCGGCGCATTGGCGCAGCAAAAGTACGGCTTCTGGCGCACGCACGGTTTGCTGATGGCGCGTCGTTTGGTACAGGCGTCCGTGATTTGCGCTTTTTGGCTTGGACCATGGACCGGGTATTGGTTGTTGCGCGGTAACCTGTCTGGTTCCCTATTATTGGACACGGTTCCCATGACGGATTTGTTTCTATTTTTGCAGTCGCTTGCCGCAGGGCATTGGCCAGAGACGAACTTCGTGCTGGGAGCCGTTGTCGTTCTTTCAGTGTACGCGCTGCTCGGTGGCCGAGTGTTTTGCGGATGGGTCTGCCCGGTCAATGCTGTAACGGACGCCGCACGTTGGCTGAGGCAGCGGTTAGGCATCCGCAGCCATTGGCGGGTATCGCGCACGGCCCGACATTGGCTCTTTTGGGCGTGTTTATTGTCAGCGCTGCTCAGTGGGCAGATGGTCTGGGAGTATTGGAATCCAGTGTCTATGTGGCAGCGCGCATTAACTGCAGGCACCCTTTCCGGAGTGAGTTTTGTGACGCTTGTATTTTTGCTTGATTTGGCGGCAGGGCAGGGGACATGGTGTGGCCACTTATGTCCCCACGGGCAGGCATATGCGGCGGTAGGGGTGCTCCCGCTTGGGTACTATGTCCGCGCATCGCGCCGGCAACACTGTGATGACTGCATGGATTGTTATCAAGTCTGTCCTGAGGCGCAACTGCTCAAGCAGGCTCTCAAAGGCGAGCATGCCAGAATTGAAAGTGCACAGTGCACGCGCTGTGCTCGTTGCGCTGAGATCTGTCACCAACGGGTGTTCCAGCTAGAGTACCGATTTTTGAGTCATTGA